One window of the Trifolium pratense cultivar HEN17-A07 linkage group LG2, ARS_RC_1.1, whole genome shotgun sequence genome contains the following:
- the LOC123906996 gene encoding phenolic glucoside malonyltransferase 1-like: MAQSSSTSLKVHQILSISPQNETSPTTFPFTFFDTLWLKLPPVERLFFYEQTNLSTTFFFDSILPNLKHSLELTLQHFLLLVGNITWPQDSSHPIINYVPSDSISFIVAESNEDFNLLCSNLCEAKKRHTLVPKLNISDEKASIISLQVTFFPNHGFCIGITTHHAAVDGKSSTLFMKVWSYFCSNLEKKSPSLSLPQNLTPFFDRSIIKDPLGINEIYSKGWSSLGGEINNRSLKVWETISATKGEAIKGHFEFSPLDIQKLKKFAQSNLENKKISTFAIVCAYLLACAVKVDQPNSNKVAFVFSVDCRPRLDPPINENYFGNCIVSQLVVGQTEELLKKDYGFISALKGIINALNFEKGVLHEVEIWMLKIQSIMSETKRLFSIAGSPRFEVYSFDFGWGKPKKVDVTSIDKTGAFSLGESKNNDGGVEIGLALNKQQMEEFAQLFVQGLESLE; this comes from the coding sequence ATGGCacaatcatcatcaacatctcTCAAAGTTCATCAAATTCTTTCAATATCACCACAAAATGAAACCTCACCAACCACTTTTCCCTTCACTTTCTTTGACACTCTATGGCTAAAACTCCCACCGGTTGAACGTCTCTTCTTCTATGAACAAACCAACTTATCAACCACTTTTTTCTTTGACTCAATTCTTCCAAATCTCAAACACTCTCTTGAACTCACTCTCCAACACTTTCTCCTTCTTGTTGGTAACATCACATGGCCACAAGATTCATCTCACCCTATTATCAACTATGTCCCTAGTGATTCTATCTCTTTCATTGTAGCTGAATCCAATGAAGATTTCAACCTTTTATGTTCCAATCTTTGTGAAGCTAAAAAAAGACACACCCTTGTCCCAAAGTTGAATATTTCAGATGAAAAAGCATCAATTATTTCACTACAAGTCACTTTTTTTCCTAACCATGGATTTTGTATTGGTATAACCACACATCATGCAGCTGTTGATGGAAAATCTTCAACTTTGTTTATGAAAGTTTGGTCTTATTTTTGCTCTAaccttgaaaaaaaatcacCCTCTTTATCTTTACCTCAAAATCTAACACCTTTTTTTGATAGGTCCATTATCAAAGACCCTTTAGGAATAAatgaaatttattcaaaagggtGGTCAAGTTTGGGTGGAGAAATAAATAATAGAAGTTTGAAGGTTTGGGAAACAATTAGTGCAACAAAAGGTGAAGCAATAAAAGGTCATTTTGAATTTTCACCTTTGGATATTCAAAAGCTTAAGAAATTTGCACAATCCAatcttgaaaataaaaaaatttcaacttttgCTATTGTTTGTGCTTATTTGTTGGCATGTGCGGTTAAAGTTGACCAACCAAATTCCAATAAGGTAGCTTTTGTTTTTAGTGTGGATTGTAGGCCACGTTTGGATCCACCaattaatgaaaattattttggtAATTGTATTGTGTCACAATTGGTTGTAGGCCAAACTGAGGAATTATTGAAAAAAGATTATGGATTTATTAGTGCTCTTAAAGGGATAATAAAtgctttaaattttgaaaaagggGTGTTACATGAGGTAGAAATTTGGATGTTAAAGATACAATCAATTATGAGTGAGACTAAAAGGTTGTTTTCTATTGCTGGCTCACCTAGATTTGAGGTTTATAGTTTTGATTTTGGATGGGGAAAGCCTAAGAAAGTTGATGTTACTTCTATTGATAAAACAGGAGCATTTTCTCTTGGTGAAAGTAAGAATAATGATGGTGGAGTTGAGATTGGTTTGGCTTTGAACAAGCAACAAATGGAGGAATTTGCTCAACTTTTTGTTCAAGGACTTGAATCTTTGGAATAG
- the LOC123906995 gene encoding phenolic glucoside malonyltransferase 1-like, which produces MAQESFKVVEVCNIEPFHEPTKPSQSPTSLPLTFFDLLWLKFPPVERLFFYEFTNSTNFFYETFLPNLKHSLSLTLQHFLPFAGNIVWPIGSAKPIINYVSGDFVSLTVVESNSSFKDLSSNHCDASKRHHLIPLLNTSHEKAPLVSFQVTLFPNNGFCIGITSHHAGLDGKSSTIFLKSWSYITSSNSNLDSSFISLPENLTPFLDRSLIEDHYNGISEAYANTLMKHGGPNNKSLKIWDSYGSSKKGAIKGLFELTPSNIQKLKEYARNEMKNMNATNLSTFSITCAYVLSCLVKVEQPKEVVFAFTVDCRTRMDPPISSMYIGNCVGGQIVELEPKKLIGQEGFLSALEGMNGGLNKVKNDGVLNDAENWLDTMLEIGHKSIKIYAIAGSPRFEVYGIDFGFGKPKKVDLTSTDKTGAFSISESKNNDGGVEIGLALNKQQMEEFAQLFVQGLESLE; this is translated from the coding sequence ATGGCACAAGAATCATTCAAAGTTGTTGAAGTTTGCAACATTGAACCATTTCATGAACCAACAAAACCTTCTCAATCACCAACCTCACTTCCCCTCACTTTCTTTGATCTTCTATGGCTAAAATTTCCACCAGTTGAACGTCTCTTCTTCTATGAATTCACAAACTCAACCAATTTTTTCTATGAAACTTTTCTTCCAAATCTCAAACACTCACTTTCACTCACACTCCAACACTTTCTCCCTTTCGCCGGAAACATAGTTTGGCCAATTGGTTCAGCGAAACCAATCATAAACTATGTTTCTGGCGATTTTGTTTCCTTGACCGTTGTCGAATCAAACTCAAGTTTCAAAGATCTTTCTTCTAATCATTGTGATGCTTCAAAAAGACATCATTTGATACCCCTTTTGAATACTTCACATGAAAAAGCTCCTTTGGTTTCATTTCAAGTCACTTTGTTTCCAAACAATGGTTTTTGCATTGGAATAACATCACATCATGCTGGTTTAGATGGAAAatcttcaacaatttttttgaaatcatGGTCCTATATTACATCTTCTAATTCTAACCTTGATTCATCTTTTATATCTTTACCTGAAAATCTAACACCATTTCTTGATAGATCATTGATAGAAGATCATTACAATGGAATTAGTGAAGCATATGCTAATACTTTGATGAAACATGGTGGACCTAATAATAAAAGTCTCAAAATTTGGGATTCTTATGGTTCATCAAAAAAGGGTGCAATTAAAGGTTTATTTGAATTGACACCCTCAAATATTCAAAAGCTTAAAGAGTATGCAAGAAATGAGATGAAAAATATGAATGCTACAAATTTGTCAACTTTTTCAATTACTTGTGCTTATGTGTTATCATGTTTAGTAAAAGTAGAACAACCAAAGGAAGTGGTTTTCGCATTTACTGTTGACTGTAGAACAAGAATGGATCCTCCAATTTCTTCTATGTATATTGGAAATTGTGTTGGAGGACAAATAGTTGAGCTTGAGCCAAAGAAACTTATTGGACAAGAAGGATTTTTAAGTGCTTTGGAAGGGATGAATGGAGGTTTGAATAAGGTGAAAAATGATGGAGTATTGAATGATGCTGAAAATTGGTTAGATACTATGCTGGAAATTGGTCATAAGAGCATTAAAATATATGCTATTGCTGGATCACCAAGGTTTGAAGTTTATGGTattgattttggatttggaaAGCCTAAGAAAGTTGATTTGACTTCAACAGATAAAACAGGAGCATTTTCTATTAGTGAAAGTAAGAATAATGATGGTGGAGTTGAGATTGGTTTGGCTTTGAACAAGCAACAAATGGAGGAATTTGCTCAACTTTTTGTTCAAGGACTTGAATCTTTGgaataa